The following coding sequences lie in one Leucoraja erinacea ecotype New England chromosome 20, Leri_hhj_1, whole genome shotgun sequence genomic window:
- the LOC129706838 gene encoding transcription factor 20-like: protein MQSFRDPGGFQGAQQNFQQARADSARLETYRQQNAVAQTYEAHGMGSKEYYNQQTYQGYGNSAAGSYFSGTKQVSVSHTQGRSSNYQSGGYSRQFQSEGQPSKWGSPTSSVTGLSQYVQDSFKGSVPSTTSVAVYPQQHMAGGAAQNPQPVPGPHTHFMQQQQQQQPHHKPLMQQASPYVSRPAHFNQAFQSSPNAYQAVQDYSHTSRSYEGFAQMPSSPRYDQQSAAAPDYPTQAGYGYKAAIGKAAGYEQNKAAHVKQQNLQYHSQAKMHLLNQSPQVYYQPDAPVKSPEQFYQTFSPASTHSPVSTVVRSPSYSSTPSPLMPNPEALQFVPSSEGGSMAPDIKGNVSHLMPAAATSTNQGSGKTQADACKVFLKEKNSEKLLSDGAFSSLVALSSQVENIPRTVQQLLLSNTLAPHRKMAKRLPKKAELLKELRSPKESMYSGEEALGTPQADLQEGDYSSSSEDQMEKIQFFQNHAANLDALRKNLDSILACSGTSPSEVLAEIKSEDSVMCGESCTTSSCLSKLATDGHASLFGNEDAKTSSVIILKDSFKERLETELKFNHLEGGKEGKCSPLNLESADNFFGHLIHPKRTGQTLGSDCNDGRIKSDYPMMTKRFADDSGSESQLFPNRSDSANLLQPMADYKDNLVSSLSGSNRQFCSSLISSASQDLEKLNLFDLPDRRGREQPGEWGELDADISQCHLQNQYLQKVHANYKGQSPLETDLSPPQFTQAMDGTRGTGQGDPEDGDGRYSELRLLANDQEPSTGKVMADEEPEVEPTDPTAPQDHAAALAERKSVICDVSPTRSAAKEVVSPGSCGNAEGNATGEAKVGPSLGPRLLGHSVIHVGPAIVAESKADDEDPSSAALKPEGECGRHTDQLAEGVLNPAAAETPDLPALSSDLISSALTEIENGPTKEPASRGARVRRLSARVAQGAGSRGKDHSPPRTDDNMQHLKMVPTKQRCLAPQRERARSKLPQQGFTAAEPVENTPTRMCTRSSTVLVDAELPLQSRTLLRRRMSSQREDGPRELCCCSRQRQHTDPDKCLIHRQVPNASVRAHLPTSVSHSRPACTAHPDHPVSQDPNSYKSVVLRARTRAQGQVLHKDAKQRKNCDLAHNRCLAPRNNSSVARIQKQLTSRQEPLDHIAAEVATERLKTRNSASRLEGAEDQRFSLSHPLKRKGYCSFPLIPAKRQHQMVKASDTRTEKQKQLPGPSSDISLAAPTSVVGPAQGTSSEGSSEHAVSKGTDPNCQSGISLKTPPKTKILPPRKGRGLKLEAIVQKITSPNSKSFACSNYSDSSAPCLTLDEILSLKEDKLSESAIGEVPEQNKATAKDAAQKIAPVDTSKKCLIASKRLKDAHECRTQEKSSLRGKSEVKAAVEPDVGEAGEQTTVEVTEEQITTPDRSPPLASPSSGLASTLDPGARVELESSQDAVEPKRQASPKCCLPPAKRRGHPTGNKAKQTKSNSKVKRPSGRGSRRRRKHLKGTKVTKTVHRRKKQLKRRNLPMVDSKEPVIRLKYVSYKMPRAGNTAMAFSPYVRVEKNNAVSSICTIINTLSEEQSRFQKMKKRSPASQAPLSVSKTLPTSSALLPGPVVLDSTKQGYLLCCLCGRAKNHKGLGDLFGPYYPEDYIPPVTKNQHVRGKIEVKNGIKETPSRLSIEPKVADSESESPVSSRAEAPSHLEKAAEVEDQSPLRTSSREKCKKLSCYCCEKTVEDTELRKARRRAGVEDEPQPPELPIDPQERWLHGACAVWTSGVYLAAGKLYGLLEAVEMASEMRCSMCEQTGATLGCYTKGCNQKYHYICAIESGCQLSEENFSMKCSKHKSISSKTL, encoded by the coding sequence ATGCAGTCCTTCCGAGACCCGGGGGGCTTCCAGGGCGCCCAGCAAAACTTCCAGCAGGCGAGGGCTGACTCCGCTCGCCTGGAGACCTACAGACAACAGAACGCGGTGGCTCAGACCTACGAGGCACATGGGATGGGCTCAAAGGAATACTACAACCAGCAGACTTACCAGGGTTACGGGAACAGCGCCGCAGGCAGTTACTTCAGTGGCACTAAACAAGTCTCTGTCTCGCACACACAGGGCAGGTCTTCCAACTATCAGAGCGGGGGCTACTCCAGGCAGTTTCAGAGTGAAGGACAGCCCTCGAAATGGGGCTCTCCCACCTCTTCGGTCACAGGCCTATCCCAGTACGTGCAAGACTCGTTCAAAGGCTCTGTGCCTTCGACCACCAGCGTGGCCGTGTACCCACAGCAGCACATGGCGGGCGGCGCCGCCCAGAACCCGCAGCCAGTGCCCGGGCCGCACACACACttcatgcagcagcagcagcagcagcagcctcatcACAAGCCCCTGATGCAGCAAGCCTCACCCTATGTGTCCAGGCCCGCGCATTTCAACCAAGCCTTTCAATCCTCGCCAAACGCCTACCAGGCGGTGCAGGATTACAGCCACACCTCCCGCTCGTACGAGGGCTTCGCACAAATGCCCTCGAGTCCTCGCTACGACCAGCAAAGCGCGGCCGCCCCGGACTATCCCACCCAAGCCGGCTACGGGTACAAAGCGGCCATCGGCAAGGCCGCGGGTTACGAGCAGAATAAGGCGGCTCATGTCAAGCAGCAGAACCTCCAGTACCACAGCCAGGCAAAGATGCACCTCCTGAACCAGTCCCCGCAGGTGTACTACCAGCCCGATGCCCCCGTCAAATCTCCGGAGCAGTTCTACCAGACCTTCAGCCCCGCGTCCACACACTCTCCCGTATCCACGGTGGTCAGGTCCCCTTCCTACAGCTCCACTCCGTCTCCGCTGATGCCCAACCCCGAGGCCCTGCAATTTGTGCCGTCCTCAGAGGGGGGCTCCATGGCGCCTGACATCAAGGGCAACGTTTCTCACCTGATGCCGGCAGCTGCCACTTCCACCAACCAGGGCTCCGGCAAGACCCAGGCTGACGCCTGCAAAGTCTTCCTGAAGGAAAAAAATTCCGAAAAGTTGTTGTCGGACGGAGCTTTCAGCAGCCTGGTGGCGCTGAGCTCGCAGGTGGAAAACATCCCCCGGACTGTGCAGCAGCTCTTGCTTTCCAACACGCTGGCTCCGCACAGGAAGATGGCCAAACGCCTGCCCAAAAAAGCCGAGCTCCTGAAGGAGTTGAGGAGTCCCAAGGAAAGCATGTACTCAGGCGAAGAAGCCCTGGGCACTCCTCAAGCCGACCTGCAGGAAGGAGACTATTCCAGCAGCTCTGAAGATCAGATGGAGAAGATACAGTTCTTTCAGAACCATGCCGCCAATCTGGACGCACTGAGGAAGAACTTGGACAGCATCCTGGCCTGCTCTGGGACCTCACCGAGCGAGGTGTTGGCCGAGATCAAGTCAGAGGACTCGGTGATGTGCGGGGAAAGCTGCACCACATCATCGTGCCTATCGAAGCTGGCAACAGATGGACACGCGAGCCTGTTCGGAAATGAGGACGCGAAAACCTCCAGCGTCATTATTCTCAAGGACTCTTTCAAGGAAAGGTTGGAAACCGAACTTAAATTTAATCACCTGGAGGGGGGCAAGGAAGGCAAGTGCTCCCCGTTAAATTTGGAAAGCGCCGACAACTTTTTCGGCCACCTCATCCATCCGAAACGCACGGGACAAACTCTTGGCTCAGACTGTAACGACGGTAGAATTAAGAGTGATTATCCAATGATGACCAAAAGGTTTGCGGATGATAGTGGCAGCGAATCTCAACTGTTCCCCAACAGGTCGGACTCCGCAAACTTGCTTCAGCCCATGGCAGATTACAAAGATAACCTGGTGTCctctctgtcaggcagcaaccgGCAGTTCTGTTCCTCGCTGATTTCAAGTGCCTCGCAGGACCTGGAAAAGTTGAATCTTTTCGATTTGCCCGATAGGAGAGGAAGGGAGCAgccgggggagtggggagagctgGATGCCGACATCTCTCAGTGTCACCTTCAGAACCAGTATCTCCAGAAAGTGCACGCCAACTACAAAGGGCAGAGTCCTCTGGAGACGGACTTGTCTCCACCACAGTTCACCCAAGCGATGGACGGGACGAGGGGAACAGGACAGGGGGATCCCGAGGATGGGGACGGCAGGTATTCCGAACTAAGACTTCTTGCCAATGACCAGGAGCCATCAACGGGCAAAGTGATGGCCGACGAGGAGCCAGAGGTGGAACCAACTGATCCCACTGCCCCGCAAGACCATGCTGCTGCTTTAGCTGAAAGAAAATCCGTCATCTGCGATGTTTCTCCAACGCGATCCGCCGCTAAGGAGGTCGTCTCTCCGGGGAGCTGCGGGAATGCAGAGGGAAACGCGACCGGCGAGGCTAAGGTGGGTCCAAGTCTTGGTCCCCGCTTGCTCGGGCACTCCGTCATTCATGTGGGGCCAGCTATAGTGGCAGAGTCCAAGGCTGACGATGAAGACCCCTCGAGTGCCGCGCTAAAACCCGAGGGAGAGTGTGGGCGCCACACGGACCAACTAGCGGAAGGGGTTCTGAACCCCGCGGCGGCAGAGACACCGGACCTGCCGGCACTTTCCTCTGACTTAATCAGCTCGGCGCTGACTGAAATAGAAAATGGTCCCACCAAGGAGCCGGCGAGCAGAGGCGCCCGGGTCCGGAGGCTATCGGCGAGGGTGGCGCAAGGAGCTGGGTCCAGAGGCAAAGACCACTCGCCGCCACGGACAGACGACAACATGCAGCATCTAAAGATGGTGCCCACCAAACAAAGATGTTTGGCTCCGCAGAGGGAGCGAGCTAGAAGCAAGCTCCCTCAGCAAGGGTTCACAGCAGCCGAACCCGTGGAGAACACGCCGACCAGAATGTGCACCCGTTCCTCCACCGTTCTGGTGGACGCTGAACTACCCCTCCAATCCCGGACGCTGCTGAGAAGGAGAATGAGTTCCCAGCGAGAGGATGGCCCGAGGGAGCTGTGCTGCTGCTCCAGGCAGCGGCAGCACACCGACCCGGACAAGTGTCTGATCCACAGGCAAGTTCCCAACGCGAGTGTCCGAGCGCATCTCCCCACCTCGGTCTCCCACAGTCGGCCCGCCTGCACTGCCCACCCCGACCACCCCGTGAGCCAGGACCCCAACTCGTACAAGTCGGTGGTGCTCAGGGCCAGGACTAGGGCGCAGGGGCAGGTTTTGCACAAAGATGCCAAACAACGAAAGAACTGCGATCTGGCTCACAATCGGTGTCTCGCTCCCAGAAACAACTCGTCGGTGGCGAGGATTCAAAAACAATTAACATCCAGACAAGAGCCGCTGGACCACATCGCGGCAGAGGTCGCGACCGAGAGGTTAAAAACACGAAACTCAGCTTCAAGGCTGGAAGGGGCAGAAGACCAAAGGTTTTCCCTGTCGCATCCTCTAAAAAGAAAAGGTTATTGTTCGTTTCCGTTAATACCGGCGAAAAGGCAACATCAGATGGTAAAGGCGAGTGATACCCGGACAGAGAAACAGAAACAACTGCCTGGTCCTTCCTCAGACATTAGCCTTGCAGCTCCAACCAGCGTGGTAGGACCCGCCCAAGGTACCAGCAGTGAAGGATCTTCAGAGCATGCAGTCAGTAAGGGGACCGATCCCAATTGCCAGTCCGGTATTTCTCTCAAGACCCCGCCGAAAACTAAAATTCTCCCTCCCCGGAAAGGCAGAGGCCTCAAACTCGAGGCCATTGTGCAGAAGATCACATCCCCAAACTCCAAATCATTCGCCTGCAGCAACTACTCAGACAGCAGCGCGCCCTGTCTAACCCTGGATGAGATCCTGTCTTTGAAAGAAGATAAACTGAGTGAAAGTGCCATCGGCGAGGTGCCCGAGCAGAACAAAGCGACGGCCAAAGACGCTGCTCAAAAAATCGCCCCGGTAGATACAAGTAAAAAATGCCTTATCGCTTCTAAAAGACTCAAAGATGCACATGAATGTAGAACGCAGGAGAAGAGCAGTCTTCGCGGGAAGAGTGAAGTGAAGGCAGCGGTCGAGCCAGACGTCGGTGAAGCTGGAGAACAAACCACAGTAGAGGTGACGGAGGAACAGATCACTACTCCTGACCGTTCCCCTCCGCTCGCTTCTCCCTCCTCGGGGTTGGCTTCCACTTTGGATCCAGGCGCAAGGGTGGAGCTGGAGAGTAGCCAGGACGCCGTGGAGCCCAAAAGGCAGGCGTCTCCCAAATGTTGCCTCCCTCCCGCGAAGAGACGAGGTCACCCGACGGGGAACAAGGCCAAACAAACCAAGAGCAATTCCAAAGTCAAGAGGCCCAGCGGGCGAGGCtccaggaggaggaggaaacatctcAAAGGGACCAAGGTCACGAAAACGGTCCACAGGCGGAAGAAGCAGTTGAAAAGAAGGAATCTCCCGATGGTCGACAGTAAGGAACCGGTGATACGCCTGAAATACGTGTCGTACAAAATGCCCAGAGCTGGCAATACAGCCATGGCCTTTTCTCCTTACGTTCGCGTCGAGAAGAATAACGCGGTCTCGTCTATTTGCACCATCATCAACACGTTGTCGGAAGAACAGTCCAGGTTCCAGAAGATGAAGAAGCGGTCTCCGGCTTCGCAGGCGCCTCTGTCTGTCAGCAAGACGCTGCCAACATCTTCGGCGCTGCTACCTGGACCGGTGGTGCTGGATTCCACCAAGCAGGGGTATCTGCTCTGCTGCTTGTGTGGCAGGGCCAAGAACCACAAGGGACTCGGAGACCTGTTTGGACCCTATTATCCGGAGGACTACATCCCGCCAGTGACAAAGAACCAACACGTCCGGGGGAAAATCGAGGTAAAGAATGGGATTAAGGAGACGCCAAGTCGCCTCAGCATCGAGCCCAAAGTTGCTGACTCAGAGAGTGAGAGTCCGGTCAGTAGCAGGGCCGAGGCGCCGTCCCATCTGGAGAAGGCAGCCGAGGTGGAAGATCAGAGCCCGCTGCGGACAAGCTCAAGGGAGAAGTGCAAGAAGCTGAGCTGCTACTGCTGCGAGAAGACGGTGGAAGACACGGAGCTGAGGAAGGCGAGGAGGAGAGCAGGCGTGGAGGACGAGCCGCAACCTCCCGAGCTGCCCATCGACCCACAGGAGCGTTGGCTGCACGGCGCCTGTGCTGTGTGGACCAGCGGCGTGTACCTGGCCGCCGGGAAGCTCTACGGTCTGCTGGAGGCGGTGGAGATGGCCAGCGAGATG